From a single Patescibacteria group bacterium genomic region:
- a CDS encoding DNA recombination protein RmuC, protein MEYFIISLLVLIILGLSIGLFLLFKKKSGEGNGESFLMLQQQLSQLSQAMDGKMNESARAIQEQSGQNAKIIRNVTERLTKLDDTNKQVMGFAEQLQSLENILTNPKQRGILGEYYLETVLKNVLPPSGYQMQYDLGDGEIVDAAVFIKDKILPIDSKFSLDNYNRIVKEKDANRRAQLEKRFKIDLKARIDETAKYIKPKKGTMDFAFMFIPSEGIYYDLLVNRIGAIKVNTRDLIEYAFQDRHVIIVSPTSFHAYLQTVLQGLRALQIEESAKGIRKGVEALAKHLNSYETYLQKMGSNLGTTVKMYNSAYKEFGKIDKDVMKITEGESKMKVKEIDKPVAE, encoded by the coding sequence ATGGAGTATTTCATTATTTCACTTTTAGTTCTTATTATTCTTGGATTAAGCATTGGTCTTTTTTTATTGTTTAAAAAAAAGAGCGGAGAAGGAAACGGCGAATCGTTTTTGATGCTTCAACAGCAGTTGAGCCAATTAAGTCAGGCGATGGACGGCAAAATGAACGAGTCGGCGAGGGCGATTCAGGAGCAGTCGGGACAGAACGCGAAGATTATCCGCAATGTGACGGAGCGGCTGACAAAGTTGGACGATACCAATAAGCAGGTCATGGGATTCGCGGAACAGTTGCAATCGCTGGAAAATATTTTGACTAATCCGAAACAAAGAGGTATATTGGGAGAGTATTATTTGGAGACAGTTTTGAAAAATGTCCTTCCGCCAAGCGGCTATCAGATGCAGTATGATTTGGGCGATGGGGAAATAGTTGACGCGGCGGTTTTTATTAAAGACAAAATTCTTCCGATTGATTCAAAATTTTCTTTGGATAATTACAACAGGATTGTTAAAGAGAAGGACGCGAATAGAAGAGCGCAATTAGAGAAGAGATTTAAGATTGACCTGAAAGCGCGAATTGACGAAACGGCGAAATATATCAAACCTAAAAAAGGAACGATGGACTTCGCTTTTATGTTTATTCCTTCAGAAGGAATTTATTACGATTTATTGGTCAATCGGATAGGCGCGATTAAAGTCAACACGCGTGATTTGATTGAATACGCTTTTCAGGACAGGCATGTGATTATTGTTTCGCCAACTTCTTTTCACGCTTATTTACAGACAGTTTTGCAGGGCTTGCGGGCTTTACAGATAGAAGAGTCAGCCAAGGGAATACGAAAAGGAGTGGAAGCGCTCGCTAAGCATTTGAATAGTTACGAAACATATTTACAGAAAATGGGCAGTAATTTAGGGACAACGGTTAAAATGTATAACAGCGCCTATAAAGAGTTTGGGAAAATAGACAAGGATGTCATGAAAATCACGGAGGGGGAGTCAAAGATGAAGGTTAAGGAGATAGATAAGCCGGTAGCAGAATAA
- a CDS encoding Hsp20/alpha crystallin family protein, whose amino-acid sequence MPIKWQPFKDFEKPADLPELFGGEENGMMPFLPQMPFQLEEPSVDIYQDKNNLYLEVSLGGMKPENIDISIENNVLIIQGKSEAKEEIKEKDYLRKEIRKGAFRRMIKLPAQVLEKKASAEAIGGLLKITMPKASKKASQASQVPIKIK is encoded by the coding sequence ATGCCTATTAAATGGCAGCCATTTAAGGATTTTGAGAAGCCCGCGGATCTTCCAGAATTATTTGGAGGTGAGGAAAACGGAATGATGCCTTTTTTGCCTCAGATGCCTTTTCAATTGGAAGAGCCGTCGGTGGATATTTATCAGGACAAAAATAATCTCTATTTAGAGGTTTCTTTAGGCGGAATGAAGCCGGAGAATATTGATATTTCTATTGAGAATAATGTCTTAATTATTCAAGGCAAGAGCGAAGCGAAAGAAGAAATTAAAGAAAAGGATTATTTGCGGAAGGAGATTAGAAAAGGAGCATTTCGTAGAATGATTAAATTGCCCGCGCAGGTTTTGGAAAAGAAAGCGAGCGCGGAAGCTATCGGGGGATTGCTTAAGATCACAATGCCTAAGGCATCAAAGAAGGCGTCTCAAGCGAGTCAAGTGCCGATAAAAATAAAATAA
- a CDS encoding HAD-IC family P-type ATPase, with amino-acid sequence MVKSWHSFSVKKTIEELKTRVGGLSEREAEKRLGRYGLNEIPSEKSSSKIRLFLRQIKSPLIYILIIAGVVAFLLDDYTDSVVIFAAVFLNTIIGYLQEDKASQALEKLKKVLQAKAVVFRGGEEREILRKNIVPGDIVFLRAGNKVPADARIIEARHLTINESVLTGEWLAAKKNAAVLPKETPLADRDNMAYMGTIIESGWAKAVVVKTGASAEVGQIAEMVREGGEKETPYQKKLSRLGKIVSIVVIIASFGIFLEGILRGENFVEIFTISIAVAVAAIPEGLPIAMTVVLALGMGRILKKKGLVRKLASAETLGSTSIILTDKTGTLTEAKMSVAGIFTGANELFKGGGFVKNKNGNHKERHIRVMKMAMLCNEAFVENLDEPTSEWIVRGAPTERALLLAGIQAGLSKRELEEKQPLIDKLFFDPYYKYAVSLRKLNDEKNILYLVGSPEKILSMSGSLDSGGKKEKLLLSDFAKIKNKIDDLTKSGLRVLAVAYKETKEQAIDRDEEEKHKEMVFVGLFTLHDPIRPGTKEVMDICRRAGMRPIIVTGDHKLTAWMVASKLGFNIKEEDILEGKDLAKMSDKELEKCLKKVQIYARVEPAQKLRIVNAWKKRGEVVAMTGDGINDAPALRRADIGVALGSGTDVAKDVSDMVLLTDNFNIIVAAIGEGRTIIDNIRKVITYLLSSGFTEIILIGVSLFFGWPLPVLAAQILWINLIVDGPIGISLAFEKREKDVMRQKPKDYGLSLLDKKMKILIFIIGIMTDFLLLGLLYWLLRYTEYDISRIRSIIFAGLAIGSLFYIFSCKSLRRNIWQINIFSNRYLIYAWLSGVLMLVAALYIPLLQKFLRTVPLNLFDWSLVLGVGFLNMVLIEATKYWFISRRRK; translated from the coding sequence ATGGTCAAATCATGGCATAGTTTTTCGGTTAAGAAGACAATTGAGGAATTGAAGACGAGGGTCGGCGGGTTGAGCGAGAGAGAGGCGGAAAAGCGGCTGGGAAGGTATGGGTTGAATGAAATTCCTTCGGAAAAATCTTCTTCAAAAATTAGATTGTTTTTGAGGCAAATCAAGAGCCCGTTGATATATATCTTAATCATTGCGGGCGTTGTTGCTTTTCTTTTGGACGATTACACAGACAGCGTTGTTATTTTTGCCGCTGTTTTTTTGAATACGATTATCGGCTATTTACAGGAGGACAAGGCGAGCCAAGCGCTTGAAAAATTGAAAAAGGTTTTACAAGCGAAAGCGGTTGTTTTCCGCGGCGGCGAGGAAAGAGAGATTTTGCGAAAAAATATTGTTCCGGGCGATATTGTTTTTTTAAGGGCGGGAAATAAAGTTCCGGCTGACGCGCGGATTATTGAAGCGCGCCATTTAACAATTAACGAGTCGGTTTTAACGGGCGAATGGCTTGCCGCTAAAAAAAACGCGGCGGTTTTGCCAAAGGAAACGCCGCTCGCGGACAGGGATAATATGGCGTATATGGGAACGATTATTGAAAGCGGGTGGGCAAAAGCGGTCGTAGTCAAAACGGGCGCGTCGGCGGAAGTCGGGCAAATCGCGGAAATGGTCAGAGAGGGGGGGGAGAAAGAAACTCCCTATCAAAAGAAATTATCTCGTCTTGGAAAGATTGTGAGCATAGTTGTTATTATCGCTTCTTTTGGAATTTTTCTTGAAGGAATTTTAAGGGGGGAAAATTTTGTTGAAATTTTTACTATTTCAATCGCGGTGGCGGTGGCGGCTATTCCCGAGGGCTTGCCGATAGCCATGACGGTTGTTTTGGCGTTGGGAATGGGAAGAATTTTGAAAAAAAAGGGCTTGGTTAGAAAACTTGCTTCTGCGGAAACATTAGGCAGCACTTCAATAATTTTGACGGACAAGACAGGGACATTAACGGAAGCCAAAATGAGCGTTGCTGGTATTTTCACTGGCGCGAACGAACTTTTCAAAGGCGGCGGGTTCGTAAAAAACAAAAATGGGAATCATAAGGAGCGGCATATTAGGGTTATGAAAATGGCAATGCTTTGCAACGAGGCGTTTGTTGAAAATCTTGACGAGCCGACGAGTGAATGGATAGTTCGCGGCGCTCCCACGGAAAGAGCTCTGCTTTTGGCGGGCATTCAAGCGGGTCTTTCTAAAAGAGAACTTGAAGAGAAACAGCCGTTGATTGATAAACTTTTTTTTGACCCTTATTACAAATACGCGGTTAGTTTGCGTAAATTGAACGATGAGAAAAATATTCTTTATCTTGTTGGTTCGCCCGAAAAAATTCTTTCTATGTCTGGTTCTTTAGACAGCGGCGGAAAAAAAGAAAAACTTCTTTTGAGCGATTTCGCGAAAATTAAAAACAAAATTGATGATTTAACAAAGAGCGGTTTAAGAGTTCTCGCGGTTGCTTACAAAGAAACAAAAGAGCAGGCGATAGACAGAGACGAAGAGGAAAAACATAAAGAAATGGTTTTTGTCGGGCTTTTCACCTTACATGACCCGATTAGACCAGGCACAAAAGAGGTCATGGATATTTGCAGGCGGGCGGGGATGAGACCGATTATTGTTACGGGTGACCACAAATTGACTGCTTGGATGGTCGCGTCTAAACTCGGTTTTAATATTAAAGAGGAGGATATTTTAGAAGGGAAGGATTTGGCGAAGATGTCTGACAAAGAACTTGAAAAATGTCTCAAAAAAGTTCAGATTTACGCTCGGGTTGAGCCAGCTCAAAAATTAAGAATTGTCAACGCTTGGAAAAAAAGAGGCGAAGTTGTCGCGATGACGGGCGACGGCATTAATGACGCGCCGGCTTTAAGGCGGGCGGATATTGGCGTCGCGCTGGGTTCAGGAACGGATGTGGCGAAAGATGTTTCCGATATGGTTCTTTTGACGGATAATTTTAACATTATTGTGGCGGCGATAGGGGAAGGCAGGACGATTATTGATAATATTAGGAAAGTCATTACTTATTTGTTGTCCAGCGGTTTTACGGAAATTATTTTAATTGGCGTTAGTTTGTTTTTTGGATGGCCATTGCCTGTTTTGGCGGCTCAAATATTATGGATAAATTTGATTGTGGACGGTCCGATTGGCATTAGTTTGGCGTTTGAAAAAAGAGAAAAGGATGTGATGCGGCAGAAACCCAAGGACTATGGTCTTTCTTTGTTGGATAAAAAGATGAAGATTTTGATTTTTATTATTGGGATTATGACAGACTTTCTTTTACTCGGATTGCTTTACTGGCTTTTGAGATACACAGAATATGACATATCGCGCATTCGCTCAATTATTTTTGCCGGCTTGGCTATCGGTTCTTTGTTTTATATTTTTTCCTGTAAAAGTTTGCGAAGAAATATTTGGCAGATAAATATATTTTCCAATAGATATTTAATTTACGCCTGGCTGTCGGGGGTCTTGATGCTGGTCGCGGCTCTTTATATTCCCTTACTGCAGAAATTTTTAAGAACTGTTCCATTAAATCTTTTTGATTGGTCGCTTGTCCTTGGAGTGGGATTTTTGAATATGGTTTTAATTGAGGCGACGAAGTATTGGTTCATAAGCAGGCGAAGGAAATAA
- the dnaB gene encoding replicative DNA helicase: MVVKKKIEGRLPPQNIEAEQSVLGSLMLDKKAIIKIADTLAPEDFYKRIHSDIYETMLGLYAKNEPIDLLSLTNRLEEKNQLKEMGGASYLTTLVNAVPTAAHIVHYAKIVKSKKTLRDLIEASDQIAQLSYGEPEDVEHLVDSSEQKIFSISQKTIGQKFVLIKDSLEEAFERIDKLHRGDEMTRGVPTGYPDLDNYLAGFQKSDMIILAARPSLGKTTLALDFARNAAVKNKVPVAIFSIEMAKEQLIDRLICAQAKVDLWRMRTGKLSGEGPDNDFQRIQKAMDELSSAPIYIDDSPSPTIMQMRTMARRLQSEHDLGLIMIDYIQMILPRNPSDPPVQQMTEISRSLKGLARELNLPVLALSQLSRAVESRSPSIPKLSDLRDSGAIEQDADVVLFIYREDKDRENSERKNIADIFVAKHRNGPTGKIELFFNESQVSFKNLEKYM; the protein is encoded by the coding sequence ATGGTTGTAAAGAAAAAAATTGAAGGTCGTCTCCCGCCACAAAACATTGAAGCCGAACAATCTGTTCTTGGCTCTTTAATGCTGGACAAAAAAGCGATTATTAAGATCGCCGATACGCTCGCGCCCGAGGATTTTTATAAACGAATTCACAGCGATATTTACGAAACGATGCTCGGTCTTTACGCAAAAAACGAACCGATCGACCTTTTAAGTTTGACCAACCGTTTGGAAGAAAAAAACCAGTTGAAAGAAATGGGTGGCGCCAGTTATTTGACGACCTTAGTCAACGCCGTTCCCACGGCCGCACATATCGTCCATTACGCCAAAATTGTCAAAAGCAAAAAAACCCTGCGCGATTTAATTGAAGCGTCCGACCAAATCGCCCAATTAAGTTACGGCGAGCCGGAAGATGTGGAACATTTGGTTGATTCGTCCGAACAGAAAATTTTCAGCATTTCGCAAAAAACAATTGGACAAAAATTCGTTCTCATTAAAGACAGTTTAGAGGAGGCCTTTGAGAGAATAGATAAACTCCACCGAGGCGACGAAATGACTAGGGGTGTACCGACTGGATATCCTGATTTAGACAATTATTTAGCTGGCTTTCAAAAATCGGATATGATTATTCTCGCCGCCCGACCAAGTTTAGGTAAAACCACGCTAGCGCTTGATTTCGCCCGCAACGCGGCAGTAAAAAACAAAGTTCCCGTGGCGATTTTCAGTATTGAAATGGCAAAAGAACAGTTAATTGACCGTCTAATTTGCGCGCAAGCGAAAGTTGACCTCTGGCGGATGAGAACAGGAAAACTCTCGGGCGAAGGACCTGATAACGACTTTCAAAGAATTCAAAAAGCGATGGATGAATTATCAAGCGCTCCTATTTACATTGACGACTCGCCCTCCCCGACAATTATGCAAATGCGGACGATGGCGCGGCGTCTCCAATCAGAACATGATTTGGGGTTAATTATGATTGACTACATCCAAATGATTCTTCCTCGCAATCCAAGCGATCCGCCCGTCCAACAAATGACCGAAATATCTCGTTCCCTCAAAGGGCTTGCTCGCGAACTTAATCTCCCTGTCCTCGCCCTTTCCCAGTTAAGCCGCGCCGTTGAAAGCCGATCCCCTTCCATTCCTAAACTTTCCGACCTTCGCGATTCAGGCGCGATCGAACAAGACGCTGATGTCGTCCTCTTTATTTACCGCGAAGATAAAGACCGAGAAAACAGCGAAAGAAAAAACATCGCCGACATTTTCGTCGCTAAACACCGCAATGGTCCAACCGGAAAGATAGAACTCTTCTTCAATGAAAGCCAAGTCAGCTTCAAGAATTTAGAGAAATATATGTAA
- the dnaK gene encoding molecular chaperone DnaK, which produces MSKIIGIDLGTSNSAAAVVEAGKPVIIPSAEGTIVGGGKAFPSYVAMTKDGELLVGEPARRQAVTNPENTASAFKRKMGTKEKYLLGGKEYTPQQLSAFVLQKIKKDAERFLGEPVTKAVITVPAYFSDAQRQATKDAGAIAGLEVVRIINEPTAASLAYGVDKAGKEEKALVFDFGGGTLDITILEMFSVDEDDEKGKTSGFEVKSTSGDTELGGTDMDKVLSDYIVEKFKKDNGIDLKQDKTALQRVIEAAEKAKIELSSTLETDLNLPFLSAGAEGPKHLVMKITRAKLEELIKPIVEKCRKPMEQALNDAKLTPTDITKVILVGGPTRMPILQKFVEDYIGGKIERGVDPMECVAMGAAIQGAVLGGDMREIQLLDVTPLTLGIETLGGVLTPLIERNATIPTSKSQVFSTAADSQPAVDIHILQGERPMAADNRTLGRFILDGIPPAPRGVPQIEVSFDIDANGILNVKAADKATGKEQHITITDSSALSKEEIEKMKMEAETHAVDDRKKKELIDARNQADTLISSTEKALKDSGDKVKEEDRKNVDEKLEALKKAKDSAAIDELKKAIDDLSQEIQKIGAQLYKDVEKEKAEQSEPEIKDKTVEGEYEEVKE; this is translated from the coding sequence ATGAGTAAAATAATTGGTATTGATTTAGGGACATCTAATTCCGCCGCGGCGGTTGTTGAGGCGGGGAAGCCGGTGATTATTCCTTCAGCCGAGGGAACGATTGTCGGAGGCGGAAAGGCGTTTCCTTCTTATGTCGCCATGACGAAAGATGGCGAACTTTTGGTGGGCGAGCCAGCGCGACGGCAAGCGGTGACCAATCCCGAAAACACGGCGAGCGCTTTTAAGCGCAAAATGGGGACGAAGGAAAAGTATCTTTTGGGGGGCAAGGAATATACGCCCCAGCAGTTATCGGCTTTTGTTTTGCAGAAAATTAAAAAGGACGCGGAAAGGTTTTTGGGCGAGCCGGTGACAAAAGCCGTTATTACCGTTCCCGCCTATTTCAGCGACGCGCAAAGACAAGCGACTAAAGACGCGGGCGCGATCGCGGGACTGGAAGTGGTTCGCATTATTAACGAGCCGACCGCCGCTTCGCTCGCTTACGGCGTTGATAAAGCAGGCAAAGAAGAGAAAGCGCTTGTTTTTGATTTTGGAGGCGGAACTTTAGATATTACGATTTTGGAAATGTTCTCGGTTGACGAGGATGATGAAAAAGGCAAGACAAGCGGATTTGAGGTTAAATCAACTTCGGGCGACACAGAACTAGGCGGAACAGATATGGATAAGGTTTTGTCGGATTACATTGTTGAGAAATTTAAAAAAGATAATGGCATTGATTTGAAACAAGACAAAACCGCCTTACAGAGAGTAATAGAGGCGGCGGAAAAAGCGAAGATTGAACTTTCTTCCACTTTAGAGACAGACCTTAATTTGCCTTTTTTGAGCGCTGGCGCCGAAGGACCAAAGCATTTAGTCATGAAAATTACGAGAGCGAAACTGGAAGAATTAATTAAGCCGATTGTTGAAAAATGTCGCAAGCCGATGGAGCAGGCGTTGAATGACGCGAAATTGACGCCGACCGATATTACGAAAGTTATTTTAGTCGGCGGACCGACAAGAATGCCGATTTTGCAAAAATTTGTTGAGGACTACATTGGAGGCAAAATTGAGAGAGGGGTTGACCCGATGGAGTGCGTCGCGATGGGCGCGGCGATTCAGGGCGCGGTTTTAGGCGGAGATATGAGGGAGATACAACTATTAGATGTGACGCCTTTGACATTGGGGATTGAAACACTGGGCGGGGTTTTAACGCCTTTGATTGAACGAAACGCGACGATCCCGACTTCTAAAAGCCAGGTTTTTTCCACGGCGGCTGATAGTCAGCCAGCGGTGGATATTCATATTCTACAAGGCGAAAGACCAATGGCGGCGGATAACAGAACACTTGGACGATTTATTTTAGACGGCATTCCGCCCGCGCCGAGGGGCGTTCCGCAGATTGAGGTTTCGTTTGATATTGACGCGAATGGAATTTTGAATGTCAAGGCGGCAGATAAGGCGACGGGTAAGGAGCAACATATTACGATTACGGATTCTTCGGCTTTGTCAAAGGAAGAAATTGAAAAAATGAAAATGGAAGCGGAAACGCACGCAGTTGATGACCGCAAAAAGAAAGAATTGATTGACGCGCGCAATCAAGCGGATACGCTTATTTCCTCAACGGAGAAGGCCTTGAAGGATTCGGGCGATAAGGTTAAAGAGGAAGACAGAAAAAATGTGGACGAAAAATTAGAGGCGCTCAAAAAAGCGAAAGACAGCGCGGCGATAGATGAATTAAAAAAAGCGATTGATGATTTGTCGCAGGAAATTCAAAAAATTGGCGCGCAATTGTATAAAGATGTTGAAAAAGAAAAAGCAGAGCAATCGGAACCGGAGATAAAAGATAAAACAGTGGAAGGGGAGTATGAAGAGGTGAAAGAGTAA
- a CDS encoding nucleotide exchange factor GrpE encodes MNKKENEKDTTVYINEDLDAEGLGGKLKRLRKKLKECQKEKEGYLNQAQRAGADLINYRRRQEGALEEIVKRASDGLIRELLPVLDSLEMGARENEGVGLIKEQLEAVLGKRGVKAIEAVGEKFNPELHEAIEQVESEEESGIVVEEVQKGYFLGEKVLRVSRVKVGK; translated from the coding sequence ATGAATAAAAAAGAAAACGAAAAAGATACGACGGTATATATCAATGAGGACTTGGACGCGGAGGGACTTGGGGGGAAATTGAAGCGGTTGCGGAAGAAGTTGAAGGAATGTCAGAAGGAGAAGGAGGGGTATTTAAACCAGGCGCAGAGGGCTGGGGCTGATTTGATTAATTATCGGAGGCGACAGGAGGGGGCTTTGGAGGAGATTGTGAAGCGGGCAAGCGACGGTCTGATTCGGGAGTTGCTTCCTGTTTTGGATAGTTTAGAAATGGGCGCGCGGGAGAATGAAGGAGTTGGATTGATTAAGGAGCAGTTGGAGGCGGTTTTGGGAAAACGCGGAGTCAAGGCGATTGAGGCGGTTGGGGAAAAGTTTAATCCCGAACTGCACGAGGCGATTGAGCAGGTTGAGTCGGAAGAGGAATCGGGGATTGTTGTTGAGGAAGTTCAAAAAGGATATTTTTTAGGAGAAAAAGTTTTGAGAGTAAGTCGAGTGAAGGTAGGGAAATAA
- the recR gene encoding recombination mediator RecR, translating into MPPEQIKKLSSQLSKLPDIGPRAATRLVFYLISQSQDDLDQLSSLIKNIKNEIHLCPQCFNIAESEKLCLICQNTKRDKSIICVVENILNIPPIEKTGQYQGLYHVLGGLISPADNFGPDKLKIRELIQRVKNAQNEIKEIIFALSPTTEGDTTTLYIERLLAPLKIKTSRLARGLSTGSDLEYTDENTLSNALRGRK; encoded by the coding sequence ATGCCCCCTGAACAAATCAAAAAATTATCATCACAATTAAGCAAACTTCCCGACATCGGACCTCGCGCCGCTACACGGCTCGTTTTTTATTTAATCAGCCAAAGCCAAGACGACCTTGACCAACTCTCCTCCTTAATTAAAAATATAAAAAACGAAATTCATCTCTGCCCCCAATGCTTCAACATCGCCGAAAGCGAAAAACTCTGCCTTATCTGCCAAAACACCAAAAGGGACAAAAGCATCATCTGCGTTGTGGAAAATATCCTCAATATTCCTCCTATTGAAAAAACAGGGCAATATCAAGGGCTCTACCATGTTTTAGGCGGACTCATCTCCCCCGCCGACAACTTCGGCCCGGACAAACTAAAAATCAGGGAACTTATTCAAAGAGTAAAAAACGCCCAAAACGAAATTAAAGAAATAATTTTCGCTTTAAGCCCGACAACCGAAGGAGATACAACTACTCTCTATATAGAACGCCTCCTTGCCCCCTTAAAAATAAAAACAAGCCGCTTAGCGCGCGGCCTCTCAACTGGAAGCGACTTAGAATACACCGACGAAAACACCCTCTCCAACGCACTAAGAGGTAGAAAGTAA
- the rplU gene encoding 50S ribosomal protein L21: MFAVIKTGGKQYLVSVGDKIKIEKIDTADKKEVVFDEVLLVVDDKEEVKIGAPFIKGAKVKAKVLAQDKAKKIIIFKYKAKKRYQKKTGHRQPYTEIEITGILLSTS; this comes from the coding sequence ATGTTTGCAGTTATAAAAACGGGCGGGAAACAATATTTGGTTTCCGTCGGCGATAAAATTAAAATAGAGAAGATAGATACCGCTGATAAAAAAGAGGTTGTTTTTGATGAGGTTTTGTTAGTTGTAGACGACAAGGAAGAAGTTAAAATAGGCGCTCCTTTTATTAAGGGCGCCAAAGTTAAGGCGAAGGTCCTGGCGCAAGATAAGGCCAAGAAAATTATTATTTTTAAATACAAAGCCAAAAAGCGATACCAAAAGAAAACTGGTCATCGTCAGCCGTATACGGAAATTGAGATAACGGGCATTTTACTTTCTACCTCTTAG
- a CDS encoding sodium:calcium antiporter, with protein sequence MILNQFLIFVVSFLVLIFSSKWLVGALTKIAKFFGWKEFIVAFFTMALASSIPNLSVGLSSALRGISHLSFGEIVGGNIIDLTVTVALAALVSRNGLRVSGKTVQVSAVFTLIIAILPLILIFDGNLSRPDGVVLIFAFLIYSFWLFRKKERFSKAYNHNTDPITAKSFFKGLGGILAAVALLLFATEGIVNSAVYFSSMLGLPLTLVGMFAVSIGNTMPEIFFSIQAAKKGKDWMVLGNLLGAVILPVTLVLGIVVLIHPIEITNFSPFVIARFFLVISAMFFLIFSRTGKRVSKKEAIFLLLVYLSFIVAEFLFGQNG encoded by the coding sequence ATGATTTTAAATCAATTTTTAATTTTTGTTGTTTCGTTTCTTGTTTTGATTTTTTCCAGCAAATGGCTGGTTGGAGCGTTAACAAAAATCGCTAAATTTTTTGGCTGGAAAGAATTTATAGTTGCTTTTTTTACAATGGCTCTTGCTAGTTCCATCCCTAATCTTTCCGTGGGATTAAGTTCTGCCTTGCGCGGGATTTCCCATCTTTCTTTTGGAGAAATTGTCGGAGGAAATATAATTGACCTGACCGTAACGGTCGCCTTAGCGGCTTTGGTTTCAAGAAATGGTCTAAGGGTTTCCGGAAAAACCGTTCAAGTCAGCGCTGTTTTTACTTTAATCATTGCTATTTTACCCTTGATTTTGATTTTTGATGGAAACCTTTCCCGCCCAGACGGCGTTGTGCTAATTTTTGCCTTTCTTATTTATAGTTTTTGGCTTTTTCGCAAAAAAGAAAGATTTAGCAAGGCGTATAACCATAACACAGACCCGATTACCGCGAAGAGTTTTTTCAAGGGCTTAGGAGGGATCTTGGCGGCTGTGGCTTTGCTTTTATTCGCCACGGAGGGAATTGTTAATTCGGCAGTTTATTTTTCAAGTATGCTGGGTTTGCCTCTAACGCTGGTTGGAATGTTTGCGGTTAGTATTGGGAATACCATGCCAGAGATTTTTTTTAGCATCCAGGCGGCGAAAAAGGGCAAGGATTGGATGGTTCTCGGTAATTTACTTGGCGCCGTTATTTTGCCGGTGACCTTAGTTTTAGGAATTGTTGTTTTAATCCATCCGATAGAAATTACCAATTTTTCGCCTTTTGTGATTGCGAGATTTTTCTTGGTGATTTCGGCGATGTTTTTTCTAATATTTTCGCGGACGGGGAAAAGGGTTTCCAAGAAGGAGGCGATTTTTCTTTTGTTGGTTTATTTGTCTTTTATTGTCGCGGAGTTTCTGTTTGGGCAGAATGGGTAG
- a CDS encoding magnesium transporter CorA family protein: MKKITANNINWIDIQNPKQKDLDELKEKFNLHPFIVQQFLPNLHRPKIEEYPEQLFLVLYFPVYDPETRQTEPVELDLIVVGDTLITSHNENIPSLETFFNDCQVQDYHQAQYFKSRGHLLFSLLDWLIDSCLPMLDHISEKIEEIEHNVFQGKEKEMLAEISIIKKDIIDFRRAVKPQRSVLEILGKKSLRFFGTALKPLTQEVIGSSIRVWNALENHSELVASIEQTNNSLLSYKLNDIMKFLTVVSFITFPLSVIVGFFGMNVFSNIPSIERGQYTWLIVLAIMFFTTGIMVAYFKKKKWL, from the coding sequence ATGAAAAAAATAACAGCCAATAATATCAATTGGATTGACATTCAAAATCCAAAACAAAAAGACCTGGACGAACTCAAGGAAAAATTCAACCTCCATCCCTTTATCGTCCAGCAGTTTCTACCCAATCTTCACCGTCCTAAAATAGAGGAATATCCCGAACAACTTTTCCTCGTCCTCTATTTTCCCGTTTACGACCCTGAAACCCGCCAAACCGAGCCCGTTGAATTGGACTTAATTGTCGTCGGCGACACTTTAATTACCAGCCACAACGAAAACATTCCTTCTCTGGAAACATTTTTTAACGATTGCCAAGTTCAGGATTACCACCAAGCGCAATATTTCAAAAGCCGAGGGCATTTGCTCTTTAGTTTGCTTGACTGGCTCATTGACTCTTGCCTGCCAATGCTTGACCACATCAGCGAAAAAATTGAAGAAATTGAACACAATGTTTTCCAAGGAAAAGAAAAAGAAATGCTTGCCGAAATTTCCATTATTAAAAAAGATATTATTGATTTCCGCCGCGCCGTTAAACCCCAGCGTTCGGTCTTGGAAATACTGGGCAAAAAATCGCTGCGATTTTTCGGAACAGCGCTCAAACCCCTTACACAAGAGGTTATTGGTTCATCAATCAGGGTCTGGAACGCCCTTGAAAACCACAGCGAACTTGTCGCTTCCATTGAACAGACAAACAATTCCTTGCTCTCTTACAAATTAAACGATATTATGAAGTTTCTGACTGTCGTTTCTTTTATCACCTTCCCTTTAAGCGTCATTGTCGGATTTTTCGGAATGAATGTCTTTAGCAATATCCCATCGATTGAAAGAGGTCAATATACATGGCTTATAGTTCTCGCGATTATGTTCTTCACTACAGGAATAATGGTCGCCTATTTCAAAAAGAAAAAATGGTTGTAA